From Triticum aestivum cultivar Chinese Spring chromosome 4A, IWGSC CS RefSeq v2.1, whole genome shotgun sequence, a single genomic window includes:
- the LOC123088506 gene encoding protein CWC15 homolog B produces the protein MTTAARPTWAPAKGGNEQGGTRIFGPSGKYSSRDLAAHTSLKPRKEGQQTQEEVQKRNLRDELEERERKHFSSKDKSYVDERDRRKSSSLLLEGSKRDEDKIVPREIDADDSDVELKSDDEXXXXXXXDDDDDTEALMAELERIKKERAEDRLRKERQQAEEEAKMKEAELMRGNPLINMNNSGSFNVKRRWDDDVVFKNQARGETKTPXXXXXXXXXDTIRSDFHRKFLHRYMK, from the exons atgacgACGGCGGCGCGGCCGACGTGGGCGCCAGCGAAGGGCGGGAACGAGCAGGGGGGCACGCGCATCTTCGGGCCCTCCGGGAAGTACTCCTCCCGCGACCTCGCCGCCCACACCTCCCTCAAGCCCAG AAAAGAGGGACAACAAACTCAAGAGGAGGTACAGAAGAGGAATCTTAGGGATGAACTTGAGGAGCGTGAACGCAAGCACTTCTCATCCAAGGATAAGTCCTATGTTG ACGAGAGGGACCGGCGAAAAAGTTCAAGCCTGCTCTTAGAAG GTTCAAAACGGGATGAGGATAAGATAGTTCCACGTGAAATTGATGCAGATGACTCTGACGTGGAACTCAAAAGTGATGATGAA NNNNNNNNNNNNNNNNNNNNNGACGACGACGATGACACTGAGGCACTAATGGCAGAGCTTGAAAGGATTAAAAAAGAAAGAGCTGAGGACAGGCTTAGAAAg GAGCGTCAGCAAGCAGAAGAAGAGGCCAAGATGAAGGAGGCCGAGCTGATGCGAGGAAACCCACTGATCAATATGAACAACTCTGGCTCCTTCAATGTGAAGAGAAG GTgggatgatgatgttgtattcaagAACCAGGCTCGTGGAGAGACCAAGACACCNNNNNNNNNNNNNNNNNNNNNNNNNNNNGACACCATCAGAAGTGATTTCCACCGCAAGTTTCTGCATAGGTACATGAAATGA